Proteins encoded in a region of the Candidatus Binatus sp. genome:
- the lptB gene encoding LPS export ABC transporter ATP-binding protein: protein MTESANNGGAPAPSLALRGLGLTKVYGGRAVVDHVDVTVKPGEVVGFLGPNGAGKTTTFYMLVGLLKPDSGRIVFGDEDITRLPLYQRARRGISYLPQEPSVFRKLTVEQNLLAVLETLPLSEEERHARLQSLLDELGIAKLAKAKAGVLSGGERRRVEITRALVLDPTYLCLDEPFAGIDPITVVEIQRVVSYLKERGIGVLMSDHNVQATLSIIDRAYIIHAGKILFEGKPREIVASDQVRQVFLGERFEMR, encoded by the coding sequence ATGACCGAATCCGCCAACAACGGAGGCGCACCCGCGCCATCGCTCGCGCTCCGCGGCCTGGGCCTCACCAAGGTGTATGGCGGCCGCGCCGTCGTCGATCACGTGGACGTTACGGTGAAGCCGGGCGAAGTCGTCGGATTTCTCGGACCGAACGGCGCCGGCAAGACCACCACGTTCTACATGCTGGTCGGATTGCTCAAGCCCGATTCGGGCCGAATCGTGTTCGGCGACGAGGACATCACGCGCCTTCCGCTCTATCAGCGAGCGCGGCGCGGAATCTCCTATCTGCCGCAGGAGCCGAGCGTATTTCGCAAGCTGACTGTCGAGCAGAATCTGCTCGCGGTGCTCGAGACGCTGCCGCTTAGCGAAGAGGAGCGCCATGCGCGGCTGCAATCGCTGCTCGACGAGTTGGGAATCGCGAAGCTCGCGAAGGCCAAGGCCGGGGTGCTTTCTGGCGGCGAGCGCCGCCGCGTCGAGATCACTCGCGCCTTGGTGCTCGATCCGACCTACCTATGCCTCGACGAGCCGTTCGCGGGAATCGATCCGATCACCGTGGTCGAGATTCAGCGCGTCGTCTCGTACTTGAAGGAGCGCGGAATCGGCGTGCTGATGTCCGATCACAATGTTCAAGCAACACTTTCAATTATCGATCGCGCGTATATCATCCACGCCGGCAAGATCCTGTTCGAAGGCAAGCCGCGCGAAATCGTCGCGAGCGATCAGGTGCGCCAGGTCTTTCTTGGCGAACGATTCGAAATGCGTTGA
- a CDS encoding alpha/beta fold hydrolase encodes MEYRIVPGRLEIGKFSLYYERVGSGPALVFLHGLGGDHLSWWQQAPYFMRSYECITLDQRSFGLSPDPDGLFNRAHASDLGALLDHLKIDKAVLVGQSMGGWTIVGYALEHPERVAGMVLADTPGGIFTPDMKFEFVGPMPIDATPPIGSLPTYAADYFARRPELAFLYDEIRILGARPPADAGAQILGQSYDLAAVRERLRMPVLCMVGEQDTLIRPEIVKSLANALPDARLRTVPDCGHSIYFEQPGAFNQLVRDFMLEIGY; translated from the coding sequence ATGGAATATCGGATAGTGCCGGGCAGGCTCGAAATCGGGAAGTTCTCGCTCTACTACGAACGCGTTGGCAGCGGCCCTGCGCTAGTATTTCTGCACGGCCTCGGCGGCGATCATCTCTCGTGGTGGCAGCAGGCGCCCTACTTCATGCGATCGTATGAATGCATCACGCTCGACCAGCGGAGCTTCGGCCTGTCGCCCGATCCCGACGGCCTTTTCAATCGCGCCCACGCGAGTGATCTCGGCGCGCTGCTCGATCATCTGAAAATCGACAAGGCAGTCCTGGTCGGACAATCGATGGGCGGCTGGACGATCGTCGGCTACGCACTCGAGCATCCCGAGCGCGTGGCTGGGATGGTGCTGGCCGATACGCCGGGCGGAATCTTCACGCCTGACATGAAGTTCGAGTTTGTGGGGCCAATGCCGATCGACGCGACGCCGCCGATTGGGTCGCTGCCGACGTATGCCGCGGATTATTTTGCGCGGCGGCCCGAGCTCGCGTTTCTGTACGACGAGATCCGGATTCTCGGAGCGCGGCCTCCTGCCGACGCAGGCGCGCAAATCTTGGGCCAGAGCTACGATTTGGCCGCGGTTCGCGAACGCTTGCGGATGCCGGTGCTGTGCATGGTGGGTGAGCAGGACACTTTGATTCGGCCCGAGATCGTCAAGTCACTGGCGAACGCGCTGCCCGATGCGCGGCTTCGCACGGTGCCCGATTGCGGGCATTCGATCTATTTCGAGCAGCCGGGTGCCTTCAATCAACTGGTGCGGGATTTCATGCTGGAAATCGGCTACTGA